One Nitrospirota bacterium genomic region harbors:
- the priA gene encoding primosomal protein N', whose amino-acid sequence MQVPLPPIKPEALFADVIVPRHLAGPFTYRVPLSLRPSLRVGHLVLVPFGRSMLQGAVIALFPVLPYSLDPARLKDIHSLLPAGAAADVSSNLFELSRKIAEQYVAPWGQCLRLVLPPAPKPQAQISYYELTERGRAAHAAREPCSAKARALLTKLGKQSIALRRPSRSPVTADLLEDFTARGWVVESQDLPAATASPPSQLSLQAGQTSFTITSPLFPDPATAWAAPLFQALNRQETSRVLVQAPWADRLSLLQQSIRLVLDRGQTALILVGEAERAQWIARLIRDDGNGISPVCVHGGLSGQTKAALWDQIQRKVARVIVGTRSAIFLPMTTIGAIWVEEEEDAAFKEEQEPHYHARDVAWLRAQTEQTLLVLSSSHPSLETRAAVEQRGGVICKFLPPDARPNIRIVDLRDHGYGTVLSQPLIRAIEQTIGRKAGVLLFLNRKGYAGALVCRDCGQVPRCPACRVALMYSRQAGRLHCSYCGTVAPIPETCGTCSGPRMQSIGEGTERVEEDAKRLFPRSTVLRLDGDTMKRPAQAEALWRRVEQGEWNIIVGTQLLLRHRPLTTMGLVGIVQADAGLNVPDFRSAERTYHTLLDAVSLAASAEAGGQVFIQTSLASHHAIQAVVQNDESVFVSEELSQRMALGYPPAVYLIALLVSGTDENMVRNAATTWVARLIACASPSVVGQSATAKTHSTAQPIGRPDRLTVLGPVPSAVAKLRGRYRWQILVKSLERDVGLDAVRTTVKELERTYQRRGIKFDVDVDPIEMR is encoded by the coding sequence ATGCAGGTGCCCCTTCCACCCATAAAGCCTGAGGCCCTTTTCGCAGATGTTATTGTGCCTCGGCATCTGGCAGGTCCGTTCACCTACCGCGTGCCATTATCACTCCGTCCCTCTTTGCGCGTGGGGCACCTCGTACTTGTACCCTTCGGACGATCGATGCTCCAAGGAGCGGTGATCGCCCTCTTCCCTGTTCTGCCCTATAGTCTCGACCCGGCACGCCTCAAGGACATTCACTCATTGCTCCCGGCGGGAGCCGCAGCAGATGTGTCCTCGAACCTGTTTGAACTCTCGCGGAAGATAGCCGAACAATATGTCGCGCCATGGGGACAATGCCTCAGGCTGGTGCTGCCACCAGCACCCAAACCCCAAGCGCAGATCAGCTACTACGAACTGACAGAGCGAGGGAGGGCTGCTCATGCGGCCCGCGAACCCTGTTCGGCAAAAGCGCGGGCATTACTCACGAAGTTGGGGAAACAATCGATCGCACTGCGTCGGCCATCCCGCAGTCCTGTCACAGCTGATCTCTTAGAAGATTTCACGGCTCGCGGATGGGTGGTGGAGAGTCAAGACTTGCCAGCTGCTACGGCGTCACCTCCCTCTCAGCTTTCCCTTCAGGCCGGACAAACCTCTTTCACCATCACCAGCCCACTGTTCCCTGATCCGGCCACAGCTTGGGCCGCACCGTTGTTCCAAGCGCTGAACCGCCAAGAAACTTCTCGGGTTCTGGTCCAGGCTCCCTGGGCCGATCGATTAAGCTTACTGCAGCAATCCATTCGTCTCGTGCTCGACCGTGGGCAAACGGCCCTCATCCTCGTAGGCGAAGCAGAACGGGCCCAATGGATTGCACGCTTGATTCGTGATGACGGGAATGGCATCTCCCCGGTCTGTGTCCATGGCGGTCTTTCAGGCCAAACCAAAGCTGCGCTGTGGGATCAGATTCAGCGGAAGGTCGCTCGAGTCATCGTGGGAACCCGTTCAGCCATCTTTCTCCCAATGACCACCATCGGAGCGATCTGGGTCGAGGAAGAAGAGGATGCGGCATTTAAAGAGGAACAGGAGCCACATTACCATGCACGGGACGTGGCCTGGCTGAGAGCACAGACTGAGCAGACCTTGCTGGTCCTGAGCTCTTCCCATCCCAGCCTTGAGACCAGAGCAGCAGTAGAACAACGCGGCGGCGTAATTTGCAAATTTCTACCACCGGATGCAAGACCGAACATACGGATCGTTGATTTACGCGATCACGGCTACGGCACAGTGCTGAGCCAGCCGCTCATTCGAGCGATCGAGCAGACGATCGGTCGCAAAGCCGGCGTCCTGCTGTTTCTGAACCGGAAGGGTTATGCCGGTGCGCTCGTCTGTCGTGACTGCGGCCAGGTCCCCCGCTGTCCTGCCTGTCGTGTCGCGCTGATGTATTCCCGGCAGGCGGGCCGACTGCACTGCTCCTACTGCGGAACCGTGGCACCCATCCCCGAGACCTGCGGCACCTGCTCCGGCCCTCGCATGCAGTCGATCGGAGAGGGGACGGAACGGGTGGAAGAGGATGCGAAGCGACTGTTTCCCCGGTCAACCGTGCTTCGGCTCGATGGAGATACCATGAAAAGGCCGGCACAAGCCGAGGCCCTCTGGCGGAGGGTCGAACAGGGAGAATGGAATATTATCGTCGGAACACAATTGCTGCTAAGGCATAGACCTCTCACAACCATGGGCCTCGTGGGGATTGTACAGGCAGATGCCGGCCTCAATGTACCGGATTTTCGATCCGCCGAACGGACCTATCACACGCTCCTCGACGCGGTCAGCCTCGCCGCCTCAGCAGAGGCCGGTGGCCAAGTTTTCATACAAACCTCTCTCGCCTCTCATCATGCGATTCAGGCTGTGGTCCAGAACGACGAATCCGTTTTTGTCTCGGAAGAGCTCTCCCAGCGGATGGCCTTGGGATATCCACCGGCGGTCTATCTCATTGCCCTCCTCGTATCTGGGACCGACGAGAACATGGTGCGTAACGCGGCCACAACATGGGTGGCCCGACTTATCGCCTGCGCGTCGCCCTCCGTGGTTGGACAAAGCGCCACGGCCAAAACCCATTCAACGGCTCAACCGATTGGCCGTCCAGACCGTCTCACAGTGCTGGGGCCGGTTCCATCTGCGGTGGCGAAACTCCGGGGACGGTATCGATGGCAGATACTTGTGAAGTCGCTGGAACGGGACGTGGGACTCGACGCGGTACGGACCACGGTGAAGGAACTGGAGCGGACGTATCAGCGCCGGGGGATCAAGTTCGACGTCGACGTCGATCCGATCGAGATGCGCTAG
- a CDS encoding response regulator: MPSILVVDDEDQIRLLIRETLEQAGYHVTEARDGKEALQQYRLAPADVVVMDILMPDQDGLETTATLRREFPKVKVIAITGGSDMIGILNFLDVAKMLGAHRTLQKPFEMKTLVETIQAELQP, encoded by the coding sequence ATGCCATCTATTCTTGTCGTCGATGACGAAGACCAAATCCGTCTATTAATCCGCGAAACATTGGAGCAGGCCGGTTATCACGTCACGGAAGCGCGTGACGGGAAGGAAGCGCTCCAGCAATATCGGCTGGCCCCCGCCGACGTGGTCGTGATGGATATTTTGATGCCCGATCAGGATGGTCTGGAGACCACCGCCACGTTGCGGCGTGAATTTCCAAAGGTGAAAGTCATTGCGATCACCGGCGGGAGCGACATGATTGGTATTCTCAACTTTCTCGACGTTGCCAAAATGCTCGGCGCCCACCGTACCCTTCAGAAGCCCTTTGAGATGAAAACCCTCGTCGAGACGATCCAAGCCGAGTTGCAGCCATAG
- a CDS encoding response regulator transcription factor, whose amino-acid sequence MSTPRTKPIRLLLVDDHEVVRVGLRTVLHNNHGILVVGEAGTKAAAVRTVKRLRPDIVLMDVRLPDGSGVDACRAILASYPTTRIIFLTSYADEESVLAAVLAGAQGYVLKDIDSSLLVRSIRTVFSGQSILNPTLTQRALNWIKAWPEQNGPVQGQSLSPQEERVLALVAEGLTNKEIATTMQLSDKTVKNYLANMFQKLHISRRAQAATFFVKRQA is encoded by the coding sequence ATGTCCACCCCTAGAACCAAGCCGATTCGACTACTCCTGGTCGACGATCACGAAGTGGTCCGTGTCGGCCTGCGAACCGTCCTGCACAACAATCACGGCATTCTCGTTGTCGGCGAGGCAGGCACCAAGGCCGCTGCGGTCCGGACGGTGAAGCGACTGAGACCGGACATCGTCCTGATGGACGTGCGACTTCCCGATGGATCCGGCGTCGACGCCTGCCGTGCGATTCTCGCCAGCTATCCGACGACACGGATTATCTTTCTCACGTCGTATGCAGACGAGGAGTCCGTGCTGGCGGCGGTATTGGCCGGCGCACAGGGATACGTGCTCAAGGACATCGACTCCAGCCTGTTGGTTCGATCGATTCGCACCGTGTTCAGCGGACAATCGATTCTGAATCCAACATTGACCCAACGGGCACTGAATTGGATTAAGGCTTGGCCCGAGCAGAATGGCCCGGTGCAAGGGCAATCTCTTTCTCCTCAAGAAGAGCGCGTGCTGGCATTGGTAGCGGAAGGGTTGACCAACAAGGAAATCGCCACCACGATGCAACTCAGCGACAAGACGGTGAAGAATTACCTCGCCAACATGTTCCAAAAACTCCATATCTCACGGCGCGCCCAAGCTGCCACCTTCTTCGTCAAGCGCCAGGCTTGA